The following proteins are encoded in a genomic region of Musa acuminata AAA Group cultivar baxijiao chromosome BXJ2-11, Cavendish_Baxijiao_AAA, whole genome shotgun sequence:
- the LOC135626973 gene encoding phosphoribosylformylglycinamidine cyclo-ligase, chloroplastic/mitochondrial-like, whose amino-acid sequence MSANLGTAAEPILRSMAGRKMASPVTNRASPMGRPLRLPPVARSRLIERLRISCSGVGSGSRGLTYKDAGVDIDAGSELVRRIAKLAPGIGGFGGLFPLGDSYLVAGTDGVGTKLKLAFETGIHDTIGIDLVAMSVNDIVTSGAKPLFFLDYFATSNLDVDLAEKVIKGIVDGCQQSDCVLLGGETAEMPDFYAKGEYDLSGFAVGIVKRDEVINGKDIEAGDVLIGLPSSGVHSNGFSLVRRVLAQSGLSLNDQLPNNNGKPIRLGKALMAPTIIYVKQVLDIISKGGVKGIAHITGGGFTDNIPRVFPSGLGAKIFTDSWEIPAVFKWLKEAGGVEDAEMRRTFNMGIGMVLVVRSDATARILSECQGSSGAYRIGEVIVGEGVEYV is encoded by the exons ATGAGTGCCAACTTGGGAACGGCGGCCGAGCCGATCCTCCGTAGCATGGCGGGAAGGAAGATGGCGTCTCCGGTGACCAATCGCGCGAGCCCGATGGGGCGGCCTCTGCGGCTGCCGCCGGTGGCGAGGTCGAGGCTGATAGAGAGACTGAGGATTTCGTGCTCAGGTGTCGGATCCGGGAGCCGGGGTCTCACGTACAAGGACGCCGGCGTCGACATCGATGCCGGGTCCGAGTTGGTTCGCAGGATCGCAAAGCTGGCGCCCGGAATCGGAGGGTTTGGTGGCCTCTTCCCTTTGG GTGACTCATACCTTGTTGCCGGTACCGATGGTGTTGGTACCAAGCTGAAGCTTGCATTTGAAACTGGCATCCATGACACAATCGGGATTGATCTG GTGGCTATGAGCGTGAATGACATAGTTACCTCAGGAGCAAAACCATTGTTCTTCCTAGATTACTTTGCAACGAGTAATCTTGATGTTGATCTTGCTGAAAAG GTGATAAAGGGGATTGTTGATGGATGCCAACAATCTGATTGTGTTCTCTTAGGTGGCGAG ACAGCGGAGATGCCCGATTTTTATGCCAAGGGAGAATATGACTTGAGTGGGTTTGCTGTTGGCATTGTCAAAAGGGATGAGGTCATCAATGGGAAGGACATTGAGGCTGGAGATGTCCTCATTGGTCTTCCATCCAGTGGTGTGCACTCTAATGGCTTTTCCCTCGTGAGAAG GGTTTTGGCTCAAAGTGGCCTTTCTTTAAATGATCAGCTTCCAAATAACAATGGTAAACCCATTAGATTGGGTAAAGCTTTAATGGCACCCACCATCATCTATGTCAAGCAG GTGTTAGACATTATCAGCAAGGGGGGTGTAAAAGGAATAGCTCACATCACAGGTGGTGGTTTTACGGACAACATTCCAAGAGTATTTCCTTCAGGCCTTGGAGCTAAAATTTTTACAGATTCATGGGAAATTCCTGCTGTATTTAAATGGCTAAAAGAG GCGGGAGGAGTTGAGGATGCTGAGATGAGGCGAACATTTAATATGGGCATTGGGATGGTTCTTGTTGTaagaagcgatgcaaccgcccgaaTACTATCGGAATGCCAGGGTTCATCTGGAGCTTATCGCATTGGTGAGGTCATAGTGGGCGAAGGGGTCGAGTATGTATGA
- the LOC135627616 gene encoding putative pectinesterase/pectinesterase inhibitor 28, which produces MTSGYGQVSNLNQPAQGNKKKLVLVAGSAIVLLAMVVAVAVGVSRRNNSSSSSSDAELTTTSKAIRAICRPTDYAEECQSSLAARAGNVTDPKKLVELSFTSAMDSLREAFNHSSVLQEAAKDPRTSEALENCKELLDYAIDDLKNSVARFGGVDMAKMSDVVDDLKVWLSATITYQQTCLDGFDNTTGDAADNMSKALNSSSALTSNALAIIDGISSVLASFQLSSLGRRLLSDDEGERGEFPSWVGNDKRKLLALSTKDIKPDVTVARDGSGKYKTITQALSAVPKKGNATFVIYIKEGVYKENVMVERSMTNVMMFGDGPTKTKITGSLNYVDGTSTFKTATLAVVGDGFIGKNLGVENTAGAAKHQAVALRVQSDKSVFYLCQMDGYQDTLYTHTKRQFYRECTISGTIDFLFGDAAVVFQNCLMLVRKPMANQQCIVTAQGRKDRHEATGIVLHNCTISADPTLSSASTTTRSYLGRPWKEYSRTIIMQSQIDGLINEDGWQPWVGDFGLKTCFYTEIGNRGPGAATAKRVTWKGYKKVDLTHAHKYTVQQFIQGKTWLPKTGVPFTPGLM; this is translated from the exons ATGACCTCCGGCTATGGGCAGGTATCGAACCTCAACCAGCCTGCGCAGGGGAATAAGAAGAAGCTTGTCCTCGTCGCGGGCTCTGCGATAGTCCTCTTGGCCATGGTGGTCGCGGTGGCCGTCGGGGTCTCGCGACGCAATAATAGCAGCAGCTCATCTAGCGATGCCGAGCTCACAACCACGTCGAAGGCCATTCGGGCCATCTGCCGTCCCACCGACTATGCGGAAGAATGCCAGAGCTCCCTCGCTGCCAGGGCGGGCAACGTTACCGACCCCAAGAAGCTCGTAGAGCTGTCGTTCACCTCGGCGATGGACAGCCTACGTGAAGCCTTCAACCACTCATCCGTCCTGCAGGAGGCCGCGAAAGACCCGAGGACGAGCGAAGCCCTCGAGAACTGCAAGGAGCTGCTCGATTACGCCATCGACGACCTCAAGAACTCGGTGGCCAGGTTCGGAGGGGTCGATATGGCGAAGATGAGCGACGTGGTCGACGACCTCAAGGTCTGGCTGAGCGCCACGATCACCTACCAGCAGACATGCCTCGACGGGTTCGATAACACCACGGGGGACGCTGCCGACAACATGAGCAAGGCGTTGAACAGCTCGTCCGCCCTGACGAGCAACGCTCTCGCCATCATCGATGGGATATCTTCCGTCCTGGCCTCTTTCCAACTCTCCTCCCTCGGCAGGCGGCTGCTGTCGGATGACGAAGGGGAGCGCGGCGAGTTCCCCTCCTGGGTCGGCAACGACAAGCGGAAGCTTCTGGCGCTCTCAACGAAGGATATAAAGCCGGACGTGACGGTGGCTCGGGACGGGAGTGGAAAGTACAAGACCATCACCCAAGCTCTTAGCGCGGTGCCCAAGAAGGGCAATGCCACCTTCGTGATCTACATCAAGGAAGGCGTGTACAAGGAGAACGTGATGGTGGAGCGAAGCATGACCAATGTCATGATGTTCGGCGACGGCCCGACCAAgacgaagatcaccggaagcttaaACTACGTCGATGGCACGTCAACCTTCAAGACAGCAACCCTCG CGGTGGTCGGCGACGGGTTCATCGGCAAGAACCTGGGAGTGGAGAACACGGCGGGCGCGGCGAAGCACCAGGCGGTGGCCCTGCGGGTGCAGTCGGACAAGTCGGTCTTCTATCTGTGTCAGATGGACGGCTACCAGGACACGCTTTACACCCACACCAAGCGGCAGTTCTACAGGGAGTGCACCATCTCCGGCACCATCGACTTCCTGTTCGGCGACGCCGCCGTCGTGTTCCAGAACTGCCTGATGCTCGTGAGGAAGCCCATGGCAAACCAGCAGTGCATCGTCACTGCGCAGGGCCGCAAGGACCGGCACGAGGCAACCGGCATCGTCCTCCACAACTGCACCATCAGCGCGGACCCGACGCTCTCGTCGGCCAGCACCACGACACGGAGCTACCTCGGCCGACCGTGGAAGGAGTACTCGAGGACCATAATCATGCAATCGCAGATCGACGGCCTCATCAACGAGGACGGGTGGCAGCCATGGGTGGGGGACTTCGGCCTGAAAACCTGCTTCTACACCGAAATCGGCAACCGTGGCCCAGGGGCGGCGACGGCGAAGAGGGTGACATGGAAAGGGTACAAGAAGGTCGACCTGACGCACGCGCACAAGTACACAGTGCAGCAGTTCATCCAAGGGAAGACATGGCTTCCGAAAACCGGCGTTCCATTTACTCCTGGATTGATGTAG
- the LOC135627617 gene encoding uncharacterized protein LOC135627617: METSSAAATCGLGLSAKPLLFAATLSLSAVRSDPFRSAATSRALDHRTWRRTRRGLEGVGSSSDPPFGRGGDGGKGWNLGSGGDGASTPSSSLHPAFLLIYHVLCWIALSSCTHFALKKMAQLLVATRTTLPLKSPASAS, from the coding sequence ATGGAGACGTCCTCGGCCGCCGCCACCTGCGGCCTCGGCTTATCCGCCAAGCCCCTCCTCTTCGCCGCCACCCTCTCCCTCTCCGCCGTCAGATCAGACCCCTTTCGCTCCGCCGCCACGTCCCGCGCTCTCGACCACCGTACCTGGCGCCGCACCCGCCGCGGGCTCGAGGGCGTCGGCTCCTCTTCCGACCCTCCTTTCGGCCGCGGAGGCGACGGCGGAAAGGGCTGGAACCTCGGCAGCGGCGGCGACGGGGCCTCGACACCGTCTTCGTCGTTGCATCCGGCATTCCTTCTCATTTACCATGTCCTCTGCTGGATTGCCCTTTCCAGCTGCACCCACTTCGCTCTTAAGAAGATGGCGCAGCTTCTCGTGGCGACGAGGACGACGCTACCTTTAAAGTCGCCAGCGTCGGCGAGCTGA
- the LOC135627298 gene encoding serine/threonine-protein phosphatase PP1-like isoform X3, translating to MHFGDIHGQYLDLLKLFEKGGFPPHSTYLFLGDYVDRGKQSLETICLLLAYKVKYPDKIFLLRGNHEDAKINRVYGFYDECKRRFNVRLWKTFCDSFNYLPMAALIDKKILCMHGGLSPELNSLDQIRDIKRPTEIPDYGLLCDLLWSDPDPKIQGWAESDRGVSVTFGADKLAEFLDQHELDLICRGHQVVEDGYEFFANRRLVTLFSAPNYCGEFDNAGALLSIDKNLFCSFEILKPYDFMSTPGSSNALKTAPKKSETGKV from the exons ATGCACTTTG GTGATATACATGGACAATATCTTGACCTTCTGAAGTTATTTGAAAAAGGTGGCTTTCCTCCTCATTCTACTTATTTATTTCTTGGGGATTATGTGGATAGAGGCAAACAAAGCTTGGAGACGATATGTTTGCTTCTGGCATATAAAGTCAAGTACCCTGATAAAATCTTTCTACTACGTGGAAATCATGAAGATGCAAAAATAAATCGAGTTTATGGATTTTACGACGAATGTAAAAGGAGATTCAACGTTCGTCTCTGGAAGACATTCTGTGATAGTTTTAATTATTTACCAATGGCAGCATTAATTGATAAAAAGATATTGTGTATGCATGGGGGCCTTTCACCGGAGTTGAATAGCTTGGACCAAATCAGAGATATCAAAAGGCCCACTGAAATACCGGATTATGGTCTTCTTTGTGATTTGCTTTGGTCCGATCCTGATCCTAAGATTCAAGGATGGGCTGAGAGCGATCGCGGCGTTTCGGTTACATTTGGCGCTGATAAGCTTGCAGAGTTTTTGGACCAGCATGAGCTTGATCTCATATGCCGCGGTCACCAA GTAGTTGAGGATGGTTATGAATTTTTTGCAAATCGGCGATTGGTTACTTTATTTTCGGCACCAAACTACTGTGGAGAGTTTGATAATGCAGGTGCATTGTTGAGCATAGACAAAAACCTATTCTGTTCATTTGAGATATTGAAACCCTATGATTTCATGTCTACTCCAGGCAGCTCCAATGCATTAAAAACAGCACCTAAGAAG TCAGAAACTGGCAAAGTTTGA